The Filimonas lacunae genomic sequence AAGCAACCACCTGCTGCAGGTTGTCAACACCATATATATCCAGGCCTTCCACTATGGCTGCTTCACTGGCATTGGCGGCTGGTACTATCAACCCGGTAAAGCCTTCGCGCTTAGCCTGTAAAGCAATAGATAACACACCTTTCATGGGCTGTACCTTTCCATCAAGGCTTAGTTCGCCCATAATAATGTATTCCTGTAAACGGAGGGGATGTGTAAGCTGATCGGTGGCACCTAGTATGCCCATGGCTATGGGAAGGTCAAAGGCGCTACCACTTTTTTTAATGTCGGCAGGGGCCATGTTCACCACCAGTTTGGTGCGTGGCATATACAGGCCATTGTTTTTTATGGCGCTTTCAATGCGTTGAAGGCTTTCTTTTACAGCGTTATCTGGCAAGCCTACGATAAAGTATTTTAAACCTGCACTTACATTTACCTCAATAGTAATAGTAATTGCGTCCACGCCATACACGGCGCTTCCATAGGTTTTTACTAACATAGAGAGTGGATTAATGACTAAAAATAAGCGTTTAGTCACTAATCCAAATCACATTACAACTAAGTTATAACCGTTCCAGCATTTCCACTATACCTTCCTTTTTCAGTATCAGGTAGCCCAGCCGGTCGTTGCTCACACCTTCTTTTAACTGATAACTAAACACCAGCTGTTCGTTGTGTATGCTGGTTTCAAAATACCGGAACTGGATGTTGGGATATTGCTGTAAGCTTTCGCCAATTTCGTACAGGTGGGTAGACAGGATGAACAAGGCATTCTTCATTTTACGAAGGCCTTCAATAACGGCAGTGCTGCACTTCATGGCGTCCTGTACGTTGGTGCCTTTGAAAAGTTCATCAATCAGTATCAGCCATTTTTTACCATCGTTAATTTTTTCAATGGTTTTGCGAATACGTTGTACCTCGTTATAAAAATAGCTTTCGCCTTTAATGATGTTGTCGGCCATTTGAATATTGCTCAGCAAGCCATGAAACATAGTCAGCTGCATGCTTTGCGCAGGCACGCCCATGCCCGCATGGGCCAGATACACCGCTACACCTACCGCTTTAATAAAGGTGCTTTTACCTCCCATATTAGCCCCTGTTAAAAACAGGAAGTTTTTTTCGGGGGTGAGTCCTACAGAATAAGCCACCGGTGTTTGTAGCAAAGGATGGTAGAGTTCACTGGCTTTTAATAAAGGCTGCTCCTGCTCTACAAATTCGGGAAACTGCAACTGGTGTGTTTTGCAGGCGGTGGCCATACCATACCAGGCATCCATCAGGTAATATATGTCCAGCAGCTCGTATAACTGTTGCTTATAGTGCAGTCGTAAAAAACGGCCATATTCCAGCACCTTATGCGGGGCTAATGGCTGTTTAGGAATTTCCTGCAGCATAGCGCGTATTACGGGATGCTCCAGTAAACGGGCAATGCGGGTGATATGCTGTTCTAATATGGGCGGGGCATCAGGCTGATATAACAGCCTGGCGGTGCTTTGTAACCCTTGAACAAAATCAATACAGTGTGTTACGGAATAACGGATGGCTGAGTAATCGGCCCCGTTCATTAATTTATACATCAGTGCCGAAAAGGCATTGGGGTTGGAAGGAATGTCGGAAACAGCTGTTTCATAAAAACGGCCAACCACCATTACGGTACCGTTGGATATTTGTTCCGGCCATTGGGCATGCACACTAATAATTAATTGCAGCACTTGTTGGGTGCCCCTTATTTCTGCCAGGTTCGACAGTGGGCTGCCTAACAAATGCCGCAACATGTCCCGCCCACCAATGGTGCGGGCAAAATCGATATGATGAAAAACGGACTGCTCTTCCTCCGCATGAAAGATAGAAAGGTCGGAAAGGGTTGTTTTGTCTGCCTGCATGCAATAGTTGTTAAATGGTTATTCCCTGTTAAATCTAAGCCTCATTCCATTATTAGATTCATCGAAGCTACCATTTCCATA encodes the following:
- a CDS encoding MutS-related protein, which produces MQADKTTLSDLSIFHAEEEQSVFHHIDFARTIGGRDMLRHLLGSPLSNLAEIRGTQQVLQLIISVHAQWPEQISNGTVMVVGRFYETAVSDIPSNPNAFSALMYKLMNGADYSAIRYSVTHCIDFVQGLQSTARLLYQPDAPPILEQHITRIARLLEHPVIRAMLQEIPKQPLAPHKVLEYGRFLRLHYKQQLYELLDIYYLMDAWYGMATACKTHQLQFPEFVEQEQPLLKASELYHPLLQTPVAYSVGLTPEKNFLFLTGANMGGKSTFIKAVGVAVYLAHAGMGVPAQSMQLTMFHGLLSNIQMADNIIKGESYFYNEVQRIRKTIEKINDGKKWLILIDELFKGTNVQDAMKCSTAVIEGLRKMKNALFILSTHLYEIGESLQQYPNIQFRYFETSIHNEQLVFSYQLKEGVSNDRLGYLILKKEGIVEMLERL